The genomic region gacagaaagagatgtggaagaccagatgtacaactaaacaagaggataagtacatcagagtctctagtttgagaaatagacgcctcacatgtcctcagctgacagcttcattgaattctacccgctcaacaccagtttcatgtacaacagtaaagagaagactcaggggtgcaggtcttatgggaagaattgcaaagaaaaagccacttttgaaacagaaaaacaaaaagaaaaggttcgagtgggcaaagaaacacagacattggacaacagatgattggaaaagagtgttatggatcttaaccccattgagcttttgtgggatcagctagactgtaaggtgcgtgagaagtgcccgacaagacagacacatctatggcaagtgctacaggaagtgtggggtgaaatgtcacctgagtatctgtacaaactgaccgctagaataacaagaatctgcaaagctgtcattgctgcacgtggaggattttttcatgagaactctttgaagtagtttaagaagatctgaacatttttttcaaattgtaatagtaatttatcacgttattaatgtcctgactatacattgtgatcagttgaatgccactttggtgaataaaagaacaAATTtagttccataagagcaaaatctgtacattattccaaacttttaaccgccagtgtgtatatatacggCCACAAGACAGTAAAACTGTTTCTTTTGGAAAGTGACTCACCCGACAGCAGAAGAGACGAAATCCAGATGCACAAATCCACATTAGAGGACGGCACAAAGATCCATTATtccacataataaaaaaaataataaaacaaatttcacATACATTGAGTGATCAGAATCTCACAATGCAGTTAAAGTTGAGTACATTCAATgttgcatgcattttttttctcagatatataatgaatcaaattaaCAACACTTCTATATTACATATGAAGATGTTAAGAATACTGAAAAGAAATAAATCATTAGTAAAGTTTCTTTAGTTAGGACACAATTAGTGAAATGTTGCTGCTTCGAATGTCACCCCATTCATAATCAAAGTATCTATACTATTGTTATTTATATAATTAGATTAAACAtcttattatttttaagaaatacgcTTATATATCTAATCTTATCTTATcttatgtatactgtatgtatcatgTAACGTGCACAATAACAGatacacgcgcacacacatgGTGAAACACTATGTTTGTAcactaaaaaacacacaaaactgaGAAACTGCTAAACTATGTAACATCACCTGACACAGAACCGCTCACAGGTGATCCTTTAACAAATGTCAGTGTAGATAAAGAAGCATTTCACCATATTTCCCCTTAAAACACACTCTCTCAGGACACACGCAGAAAGAAAGTTTTACCTGCCGAACTTCCACTTTCATTCACGATGAACTTCACTCGTTTCCTTGGGCGGAGTCACACGTAGCAAGACTCCGCCCCCTTCATCTGCTATTGGTTCCTTTTCGACACAACCCCGCCCGAATCATTAACTCCCGCCCATTAAAGTCACAGACTTTAGTGCTGTGTATCTTTAAATAacgacatcatttttttttttttttttttttttttattgttgtggtGTGACTTGAAGACACGCGGAATATCAGCAACAGTGCGGGTCAAGGGTTTAGAGCCTTTAGACTGAATGCGTGCTGAGATGAACTGTCAGTGTCAGATAAAGTTTGGTAATGAGATGCATGACGTGAATGATTGCCTGAAATTAACAGCTTcacacaaattatatttattagcACTGGAATAAATTAAgagtaaataaatattgttgttatctaacaaaataaataaataaacaataataataataataaatacatttgaattagaTTTGACCATAATAACTTGCACTATCGTTACTCTCCACTAGATATCAGTATAAACTCAATTATAAGAACATGCATGCGTACATATTGCATGCAgtatatacaacacacacacacacacacacacacactcactcacacacacacacacacacacacacacactctctcacacgcactctctctctctcatacacacacacacaaacacacaaacactctctctctcacacatacacacacacacatattgcatgcaataaatacaacacacacatacacacacacacactctctctctctctctctctctctctctctcacacacacacacacacacacacacacaaacactctcgctctctctctctcacacacacacacacgcacacacacattgcaTGCAGTATatacaacacacatacactctctctctctctctctctctctctctctctctctctctcacacacacacacacacacacacacacatgcccacacacacatacactctctctctctctctctctctctctctctctctcacacacacacacacatgcccacacacacacacacattgcatgCAGTATatacaacacactcacacacacacacacacacacacattgcatgcaatatatacaacacacacacacacacacacacacacacgcacacacacacacacacacgcacacacacattgcaTGCAGTATatacaacacacatacactctctctctctctctctctctctctctctctcacacacacacacacacacacacacatgcccacacacacatacactctctctctctctctctctctctctctctcacacacacacacacatgcccacacacacacacacacattgcatgCAGTATatacaacacactcacacacacacacacacacattgcatgcaatatatacaacacacacacattgcatgcagtatatacaacacacacacactctctctctctctctctcacacacacacacacacacatccacatacccacacaaacacacacacacacactcacacacacacacacacactgcatgcagtatatacaacacacacacacacacacactctctcacacacacagacattcacacacacacacacacatgcacgcacatacacacactcacacatacacacagacacacacacacacatgttggtgcagctatcattatgaggagtctctatagacataatgatttttatactgtacaaactatagattctatcccctaaccctaaccctacccctaaacacactcacacacacacacacattgcatgCAGTATatacaacacactcacacacacacacacacacattgcatgcaatatatacaacacacacacattgcatgcagtatatacaacacacacacactctctctctctctctcacacacacacacacacacatccacatacccacacaaacacacacacacacactcacacacacacacacacacactgcatgcagtatatacaacacacacacacacacacactctctcacacacacagacattcacacacacacacacacacatgcacgcacatacacacactcacacatacacacagacacacacacacacatgttggtgcagctatcattatgaggagtctctatagacataatgatttttatactgtacaaactatagattctatccccttaccctaaccctacccctaaacacactcacacacacacacacacacacacacacattgcatgcaatatatacaacacacacacacacacacacacacacacgcacacacacacacacacacgcacacacacattgcaTGCAGTATatacaacacacatacactctctctctctctctctctctctctctctctcacacacacacacacacacacacacatgcccacacacacatacactctctctctctctctctctctctctctctcacacacacacacacatgcccacacacacacacacacattgcatgCAGTATatacaacacactcacacacacacacacacacattgcatgcaatatatacaacacacacacattgcatgcagtatatacaacacacacacactctctctctctctctcacacacacacacacacacatccacatacccacacaaacacacacacacacactcacacacacacacacacactgcatgcagtatatacaacacacacacacacacacactctctcacacacacagacattcacacacacacacacacatgcacgcacatacacacactcacacatacacacagacacacacacacacatgttggtgcagctatcattatgaggagtctctatagacataatgatttttatactgtacaaactatagattctatcccctaaccctaaccctacccctaaacacactcacacacacacacacattgcatgCAGTATatacaacacactcacacacacacacacacacattgcatgcaatatatacaacacacacacattgcatgcagtatatacaacacacacacactctctctctctctctcacacacacacacacacacatccacatacccacacaaacacacacacacacactcacacacacacacacacactgcatgcagtatatacaacacacacacacacacacactctctcacacacacagacattcacacacacacacacacatgcacgcacatacacacactcacacatacacacagacacacacacacacatgttggtgcagctatcattatgaggagtctctatagacataatgatttttatactgtacaaactatagattctatccccttaccctaaccctacccctaaacacactcacacacacacacacacacacacacacacacacacacactgacacacacacactcacacacatgttggtgcagctatcattatgaggactctccatagacataatgatttttatactgtatgaactatagattctatccccttaccctaaccctacccctaaacacactcacacacacacacacacacacacacacacactgacacacacactcacacacatctcacacacacacacacactgacacacacactcacacacatgttggtgcagctatcattatgaggactctccatagacataatgatttttatactgtacaaactatagattctatcccctaaccctaaccctacccctaaacctaaccctcacaaaaaactttctgcatttttacattttcaaaaaaacatcgtttaatatgttatttcccttgtgaggaccgctggctggcacccccacaatgtaggtgatctcaggttttactatccttgtggggacatttagtAAAACCTGTTCAcgcacactcattctctctcttacacacacacacacacacacacacacacacacatcctcacacgcacacacacactgacacacactgacacacacactcacacacacacacacacactcaaactcacacTCACAATCCAGGAGTTGAACATTAATGaaggaattttattttaatatagcaGCTAAAACTACTGAACAATAAAGCTACTCACCCATAAGCAGAACATACACTCAAACATCCTAAACAAAATGTCTAAAAAACGACATCGTGTTAACAGCCATTAGTTTATTAAAACAACACCTGAGTCTTCAACTAACCAGTTATTGCTATTTAGTGCATACAATACATCTTACTGAAACAAAGTATGTAACGTTGCATAATTGTGTGTACTATACAcgtaaaaacacataaaagtgaACAATGATTGTAGCGTCGTCCCACATGCGATTATCTTTACTCTTTCATCTAATGCAAATTATTTGTGATTATGTCAAAAGTGGATGTGATTTATAATAAACTATTACAAAATTCtaatatatttacagtaaaatgtgAAATCTAAATATACACTTACTGCTTGACAAAACATCAGGTAACATCTGCTCAAAAGGCACAATGCTTTTCTACATCATGAATGATAATGTTAGTTATTCTAATTACTACTGTGGTGATTGttatgcatgtttaaatacaattCACATCATACAATTACTAACattaaacacaaacaacacagtataaaaaataaaaaatacagtgaaatctaaagaaataaatatttctgaaacaaaacaaagaagcAGACATCTTGCTACAATACGTAAAAGAAAACATCTGCataaacttttaatttaataatgaatCGTAACACTTTGTAATCTGCGGCGTCCACATCTCATTTCAAATCTGCAAGTAAACACGGAACAAATTGATTTATTTCTTTGCCATGTAGCAGATATTTCCTTGTGTTTCATATTATCAATGGAATATCAGATATACTCAACGGTttcaaaaataaagaatataactGACATTAAATACTTGTGCTTACAAATAGATTATGTCAACATCTTCGAACTGAACACAGCGGTATTTACATTCATGGCTCTGTAATTCAAAAATATTGAAcatacatacaataaaaaaaagttcttgcatacttttcatttttgtaacattttcaaaagttaGCTAAACTTGCTTGCAGTACTGGACTGTTTCTCTTCAgcagtttagacccataaaggtgTCTTTAGTCTTTACTGTCAGTCAGAATGAACGCATGTATCTCGTGACTTCCTAataaaagtgcatataaacacatcCACCATTTACATCTTCTTCTTGCACTTCTTCATGATAGCAATGTCCCAATGGtgagtgcaaatgcaaatgtgaaagccgaagtatactttgggattCAGTCATTAATCAACATTTATGAGTTTGGCAGTGATGCAACGTGTGTATGCAGCTGTGTGTTTTCAGgaagtgtgtgtgtctctctctcttcacttACTCCAACACCTGCGTCAGGCGCTCCGTCAGGCGCCTCGAATGAATCTCCACCCAGATCCGCCAGTTTAATGTATCCCTTACTGCCTGAGCGATCCAGTCTCGGACAGCTGAACCTCCGCGACCTTTCGTCCTGGCACCTGGCGCCCGCATCCAGCAGGGCGTTCAGAGACAGGTGTGACCCTGTGACCCGGATCCCAGCAGCAGGCGGCAACAGCTGGCGTTGGCTCACTGTAGCCAAAATCTGTCTCTCATCCAACTCGGAATCCTGTGAAATGGACAAGCCCGTCCTTGACACCTCCGCTCTTGTTTCCACAGCGACGCTGATAAGCGGCCCGCAACTCTTGCGACGTTCTTTCTCGATGTTGGCTCGCTTGTGCTCCTCTCTCTCCTGCATTTCGCAGTTATTGAGTTTGATGACGGGTAACGTGAACGCATTAACGGACGACGTAACTATGGAACGCGTCTCCCATTGTCTGGCCACCGCGGACGGCTCGTCATCGCCGCACTTGTCTCTGTAAACACTGTATAACGTATCCGTAAACGACTGCCTCTTTGCGCACAAGCTGTACTTCCTGGCATACGACGGGCGTCTACAGTTGCCGCCTTTACCTGAGATGGTGGACGGACAGGAGCCTCGTGTCGTCGTTTCCGCGGATGATGACCAGGATTTACCATCGCCGCTACTCGACTGCATGTAGCTGATCAGGCCGTTGAACGGTGCGCAGTCTTTGGTGCGCAAACTGTGGATGTCTATGACCGTAGAGTAAATGTCGCGCAGATTTATGATTTTAGTTTTCTTATCACGATCTTCGTGCAGAACTGCGTTGGCGCAGATGAACAGAAAGATTCCGATGCCCATCACCAAAGGTCCAAAGACTCTGAGGTTGTCCGAGTACAAGTAAGTCGCAAACAGACTTGCAAAGAACCCGACTGATTGCGTGGTCGGTGATGTCGAGTTTCTAGTGCTGTCAG from Myxocyprinus asiaticus isolate MX2 ecotype Aquarium Trade chromosome 5, UBuf_Myxa_2, whole genome shotgun sequence harbors:
- the LOC127441343 gene encoding transmembrane protein 200C-like; its protein translation is MIATGGLLRISRRQDSLRSKNRAENKKKRKVKKKRKNDVVVVKGKVKLCSVSGLVAALGVLILLVGIAMAVLGYWPKENAEYPEGPIRTANVQRIHFEVANFTSNNKFSVQSKLNQTDSTRNSTSPTTQSVGFFASLFATYLYSDNLRVFGPLVMGIGIFLFICANAVLHEDRDKKTKIINLRDIYSTVIDIHSLRTKDCAPFNGLISYMQSSSGDGKSWSSSAETTTRGSCPSTISGKGGNCRRPSYARKYSLCAKRQSFTDTLYSVYRDKCGDDEPSAVARQWETRSIVTSSVNAFTLPVIKLNNCEMQEREEHKRANIEKERRKSCGPLISVAVETRAEVSRTGLSISQDSELDERQILATVSQRQLLPPAAGIRVTGSHLSLNALLDAGARCQDERSRRFSCPRLDRSGSKGYIKLADLGGDSFEAPDGAPDAGVGSHECKYRCVQFEDVDIIYLFEMRCGRRRLQSVTIHY